Proteins encoded by one window of Blautia argi:
- a CDS encoding V-type ATP synthase subunit B has protein sequence MAIEYLGLSEINGPLVVLEGVKDAAFDEIVEFRIEDGSRKLGRIVEIYEDKAVIQVFEGTENMSLLNTHTRLSGHPMEVELSPDILGRTFNGIGKPIDRLGPVIPEMKLNINGLPLNPVKREYPRNFIQTGISAIDGLTTLIRGQKLPIFSGNGLPHDQLAAQIVQQASLGSNSDEKFAIVFAAMGVKYDVAEFFRRTFEESGVSDHVVMYLNLANDPVVERLITPKVALTAAEYLAFEKGMHILVILTDITSFCEAMREVSSSKGEIPSRKGYPGYLYSELATLYERAGIVRGGTGSVTQIPILTMPNDDITHPIPDLTGYITEGQIVLDRQLHGQAVYPPINVLPSLSRLMKDGIGEGFTREDHQDVANQLFSCYAKVGDARALASVIGEDELSPLDKKYLKFGTAFEEEFVGQRADENRPIQETLDKGWELLGMIPREELDRIDTKILDKYYHPIEEER, from the coding sequence ATGGCAATAGAATATCTTGGTTTAAGTGAAATCAACGGCCCTCTGGTAGTTCTGGAAGGCGTAAAAGACGCAGCTTTTGATGAAATCGTGGAATTTCGCATAGAGGACGGCAGCCGCAAGCTGGGACGTATTGTGGAAATCTACGAGGATAAGGCTGTGATTCAGGTATTTGAGGGAACAGAAAACATGTCCCTCTTAAACACCCATACAAGGCTCAGCGGACACCCCATGGAAGTAGAGCTTTCCCCGGACATTCTGGGACGTACCTTTAACGGTATCGGAAAACCCATTGACCGCTTAGGTCCCGTAATCCCGGAAATGAAGCTGAACATCAACGGTCTGCCCTTAAATCCGGTAAAAAGAGAATATCCTCGAAACTTTATTCAGACCGGTATCTCTGCCATTGACGGGCTGACAACCCTGATTCGCGGGCAGAAGCTGCCAATCTTCTCAGGAAACGGCCTTCCCCATGACCAGCTTGCCGCACAGATTGTACAGCAGGCATCTCTGGGAAGCAACAGCGATGAAAAATTCGCCATTGTCTTTGCTGCCATGGGCGTAAAATATGATGTGGCTGAATTTTTCCGCCGTACCTTTGAAGAAAGCGGTGTATCTGACCATGTGGTTATGTATCTGAATCTGGCAAATGACCCGGTGGTGGAACGTCTGATTACCCCAAAGGTTGCCCTGACTGCTGCAGAATATCTGGCCTTTGAAAAGGGTATGCACATTCTGGTAATTCTCACAGACATTACCTCCTTCTGCGAGGCCATGCGTGAGGTTTCCTCCTCCAAAGGAGAAATCCCTTCCAGAAAAGGCTATCCCGGATATCTGTACAGTGAGCTGGCTACCCTTTATGAGCGGGCAGGCATTGTCCGTGGCGGCACTGGTTCTGTAACACAGATACCAATCCTCACCATGCCAAACGATGACATTACCCACCCTATTCCCGACCTTACGGGATACATTACAGAGGGACAGATTGTTCTGGACAGACAGCTTCACGGACAGGCTGTTTACCCGCCCATTAATGTACTCCCCTCCCTCTCCCGTCTTATGAAAGATGGTATCGGAGAAGGCTTTACAAGGGAAGACCATCAGGACGTAGCAAATCAGCTTTTCTCCTGCTATGCCAAGGTAGGGGACGCCAGGGCTCTGGCTTCTGTTATTGGTGAAGACGAGCTTTCTCCTCTGGATAAAAAATATCTGAAATTCGGTACTGCCTTTGAAGAGGAATTTGTGGGACAGAGAGCAGATGAAAACCGTCCGATTCAGGAAACCCTGGATAAGGGCTGGGAGCTTCTGGGCATGATTCCAAGAGAAGAACTGGATCGTATTGATACAAAAATTCTGGATAAATACTATCACCCAATAGAAGAAGAGAGGTGA
- a CDS encoding V-type ATP synthase subunit E, translated as MTTEEKLQHFYDVSINSAQEEAQKALTEYRAALEREMEQHKQEKQTASEHQFKIESENAAREINKALSAENLHIKRKLSKKQQALKEKLFAEVEELLKEFCRKPEYTDWLEAKIRDSLAIAGKDAVQIYINASDASLLQELKARTGIAPLVSDADFLGGIRAVIPDKNILIDNTFLTCFENEKESFNFDGGIRHE; from the coding sequence ATGACAACAGAAGAAAAACTGCAGCATTTCTATGATGTTTCCATAAACAGCGCGCAGGAAGAGGCGCAGAAAGCCCTCACCGAATACCGCGCTGCCCTGGAACGGGAAATGGAACAGCACAAACAGGAAAAGCAAACTGCCTCTGAACATCAGTTTAAAATAGAATCCGAAAATGCTGCCAGAGAAATCAATAAGGCTCTGTCCGCAGAGAATCTGCATATCAAAAGAAAACTGTCCAAAAAACAGCAGGCACTGAAAGAAAAGCTTTTCGCCGAAGTAGAGGAATTGTTAAAAGAGTTTTGCCGCAAACCGGAATACACAGACTGGCTGGAAGCAAAGATTCGGGATTCCCTTGCCATTGCAGGAAAAGACGCCGTGCAGATTTACATCAATGCCTCTGACGCCTCTCTTTTACAGGAACTGAAAGCGCGTACAGGCATTGCACCGCTTGTATCTGATGCCGACTTTCTAGGCGGTATCCGCGCTGTCATTCCTGACAAAAATATCCTGATTGACAATACATTCCTCACCTGCTTTGAGAATGAAAAAGAAAGCTTTAACTTTGACGGAGGGATAAGACATGAATAA
- the phoU gene encoding phosphate signaling complex protein PhoU, with protein sequence MRKRFDQQLEELNVELIKMGSLCERAIRRAVELLQNTEDTRVADVDRIEEEVNHKEREIETLCMKLLLQQQPVARDLREISSALKMISDMERIGDQAQDIADMARFMQVKEIAHKIHIGEMAEATIKMVTESIDSFVKKDLKAAAAVVKYDDVVDELFMKIKTELPAMIEKDSKNAEYYIDLIMIAKYFERIGDHAENIAQWVEYSITGSHEELRQE encoded by the coding sequence ATGAGAAAAAGATTCGACCAGCAGCTTGAAGAACTGAACGTAGAATTGATTAAAATGGGTTCTTTGTGCGAAAGGGCAATCCGAAGGGCAGTAGAGCTTTTGCAGAACACGGAGGATACCAGGGTTGCTGATGTGGACAGGATTGAAGAAGAGGTCAATCATAAGGAGAGGGAGATTGAAACGCTCTGTATGAAGCTGCTTTTGCAGCAGCAGCCTGTGGCAAGGGATTTAAGGGAAATCTCTTCAGCGCTCAAAATGATTTCTGATATGGAGCGAATCGGGGACCAGGCGCAGGACATTGCAGACATGGCAAGATTCATGCAGGTAAAGGAAATTGCACATAAGATTCACATTGGGGAAATGGCAGAGGCCACCATTAAAATGGTAACAGAAAGTATTGACTCCTTTGTAAAAAAAGATTTAAAAGCAGCGGCAGCTGTAGTAAAATATGATGATGTAGTAGATGAGTTGTTTATGAAAATAAAGACAGAGCTGCCTGCCATGATTGAGAAGGATTCCAAAAATGCGGAATATTATATTGACCTTATTATGATTGCAAAGTATTTTGAGCGCATCGGAGATCATGCGGAGAATATTGCCCAGTGGGTAGAATATTCCATTACAGGCTCGCACGAAGAACTCAGACAGGAGTAG
- the pstC gene encoding phosphate ABC transporter permease subunit PstC, whose amino-acid sequence MKDIKETVMKYVFLLCACASILAVVLICLFLFANGIPAIGKIGIFDFLLGEKWKPGNDIYGILPFILGSIYVTAGAILIGVPVGILTAVYMAKFCPPKLYRFMKPAVDLLAGIPSVVYGFFGLVVLVPFVREFFGRTLGFGGNGASMFTASVMLGIMILPTIISVGESSIRAVPDSYYEGALALGATHERSVFFTVLPAAKSGIMAGIILGVGRAIGETMAVIMIAGNQPRMPKGIFKGVRTLTSNIVIEMGYATDLHRDALIATAVVLFVFILLINLLFSLVKRRGSHV is encoded by the coding sequence ATGAAAGACATCAAAGAAACCGTTATGAAATATGTGTTTCTCCTGTGTGCATGCGCTTCCATTCTGGCAGTTGTTTTGATTTGTCTGTTCCTGTTTGCCAATGGTATTCCTGCCATTGGCAAAATAGGAATTTTTGACTTTCTGCTGGGGGAAAAATGGAAGCCGGGAAATGATATTTACGGGATTCTCCCTTTTATTTTAGGAAGTATTTATGTAACGGCAGGAGCTATTTTGATTGGTGTGCCGGTGGGGATTCTCACGGCTGTGTATATGGCAAAGTTCTGTCCGCCTAAGCTGTACCGCTTTATGAAGCCGGCGGTGGATTTATTGGCAGGAATTCCATCTGTTGTATATGGATTTTTCGGTCTGGTGGTGCTGGTTCCCTTTGTACGTGAATTTTTCGGACGCACTTTGGGCTTTGGTGGAAACGGAGCCAGTATGTTTACAGCCTCTGTAATGTTGGGAATTATGATTCTTCCTACCATTATCAGCGTAGGGGAATCTTCTATCCGGGCAGTCCCGGACAGCTATTATGAGGGTGCGCTGGCGCTGGGGGCAACCCATGAGAGAAGTGTGTTTTTTACTGTGCTGCCGGCAGCCAAATCCGGTATTATGGCAGGGATTATTCTGGGCGTGGGAAGAGCCATTGGTGAAACCATGGCAGTGATTATGATTGCAGGAAATCAGCCCCGTATGCCAAAAGGAATTTTTAAAGGTGTCCGCACACTGACCTCCAATATTGTCATTGAGATGGGATATGCTACAGATTTACACAGAGATGCCCTGATTGCAACGGCAGTTGTTTTATTCGTATTTATTCTGCTGATCAATCTGTTATTTTCGTTAGTAAAGAGGAGAGGAAGCCATGTATGA
- a CDS encoding substrate-binding domain-containing protein — protein MKKKVLAAVLTGVMVFGMTACGGSESGAANSDSSSEKGSEEAGAEAPTGEISVISREDGSGTRGAFIELFGIEEKDESGEKIDNTTEDAQVTNNTSVMMTNVAGDPQAIGYISLGSLDDSVKALKVDGAEATAENVKSDTYKISRPFNIATTDKASDVAKDFISYILSAEGQKIVEDSGYIAASADAEAYAGSKPKGKIVVAGSSSVTPVMEKLKEGYETVNPDAEIEIQQSDSTTGMESAVSGVCDIGMASRELKDSETEAGLVGQEIAIDGIAVIVNNENPMTDITSDQVKDIYTGEVTDWEDLQ, from the coding sequence ATGAAGAAGAAAGTATTAGCAGCAGTATTAACAGGCGTTATGGTATTTGGTATGACAGCATGCGGTGGAAGTGAGTCCGGAGCTGCAAACAGTGATTCCTCTTCAGAAAAAGGAAGTGAAGAAGCAGGTGCAGAGGCGCCTACAGGAGAAATTTCCGTAATTTCCAGAGAAGACGGTTCCGGCACAAGAGGTGCATTTATTGAACTTTTCGGTATTGAAGAAAAAGATGAATCCGGAGAAAAAATTGATAATACAACAGAAGATGCGCAGGTTACAAACAATACCTCTGTTATGATGACAAACGTTGCAGGTGACCCGCAGGCTATCGGCTACATTTCTCTTGGCTCCTTAGATGATTCTGTAAAAGCATTAAAGGTAGACGGTGCAGAAGCGACAGCAGAAAATGTAAAGAGCGATACCTACAAGATTTCCCGTCCATTTAATATTGCAACCACAGATAAAGCAAGTGATGTAGCAAAAGATTTCATTTCTTATATTTTAAGTGCAGAAGGACAGAAGATTGTAGAAGACAGCGGTTATATTGCAGCTTCCGCTGATGCAGAGGCTTATGCGGGAAGCAAGCCAAAGGGAAAAATTGTAGTAGCAGGTTCTTCTTCTGTAACACCGGTAATGGAAAAATTAAAAGAAGGATATGAAACTGTAAATCCTGATGCAGAAATCGAAATTCAGCAGAGTGATTCTACAACAGGTATGGAATCTGCAGTGAGCGGTGTATGTGATATCGGAATGGCTTCCAGAGAATTAAAGGATTCTGAAACAGAAGCAGGTCTTGTGGGACAGGAAATTGCCATTGACGGTATTGCCGTGATTGTCAATAATGAAAACCCTATGACAGATATTACTTCTGACCAGGTAAAGGATATTTACACAGGGGAAGTAACAGACTGGGAAGATTTACAGTAA
- a CDS encoding V-type ATP synthase subunit A: MNKTGIIYGINGPVIYLKGNTGFKMSEMVYVGKENLVGEVISLKKDATTVQVFEETSGLKPGETVTASGDAISVTLGPGILDNIFDGIQRPLSVIAEQSGKYISRGMQVSSLDTEKLWDVHMTIKEGMEVYGGTIIAEVPETASIVHKSMVPPNLHGVVKSVVPDGKYNITQTLAVLSLEDGTEYPLKLAQKWPIRIPRPTSRRYPASKPLVTGQRILDTLFPIAKGGTAAVPGGFGTGKTMTQHQIAKWSDADIIIYIGCGERGNEMTQVLEDFSKLHDPKTGNALMARTSLIANTSNMPVAAREASIYTGITMAEYYRDMGYDVAIMADSTSRWAEALRELSGRLEEMPAEEGFPAYLASRLSAFYERAGMMQNLNGTEGSVSIIGAVSPQGGDFSEPVTQNTKRFVRCFWGLDKSLAYARHFPAIHWLTSYSEYLGDLSYWYSEHVSPKFVEYRNRIMAILNSESSLMEIVKLIGSDVLPDDQKLTLEIARVVRLGFLQQNAFHPDDTCVSLEKQFKMMEIILYLYKKCRALINMGMPVSVLKQENIFEKIISIKYDVPNDRLDMMDDYKQAVDDFYNTVMEKNA; this comes from the coding sequence ATGAATAAAACCGGTATTATCTACGGCATCAACGGCCCTGTTATTTATCTGAAGGGAAATACAGGCTTTAAGATGTCTGAAATGGTTTATGTAGGAAAAGAAAATCTGGTAGGCGAGGTCATTTCGCTGAAAAAAGACGCTACCACTGTACAGGTTTTCGAAGAAACCAGCGGATTAAAGCCGGGAGAAACGGTCACTGCCAGCGGAGATGCGATTTCTGTTACCCTTGGCCCCGGTATTCTGGACAATATTTTCGATGGTATCCAAAGACCGCTTTCCGTCATTGCAGAGCAGTCCGGAAAATACATTTCCAGAGGTATGCAGGTTTCTTCTCTGGATACAGAAAAACTCTGGGACGTGCATATGACCATTAAAGAAGGCATGGAAGTCTACGGCGGTACCATTATCGCAGAAGTGCCGGAAACAGCTTCGATTGTACACAAATCCATGGTTCCGCCCAATCTCCACGGCGTTGTAAAATCCGTGGTACCTGACGGAAAATATAATATCACACAGACTCTTGCAGTCCTGAGTTTAGAAGACGGCACAGAATATCCTTTAAAGCTGGCGCAGAAATGGCCAATCCGCATTCCCCGGCCTACCAGCAGACGTTACCCGGCTTCCAAACCTCTGGTAACCGGGCAGCGTATCCTGGATACCCTGTTTCCTATTGCAAAGGGCGGCACTGCAGCCGTTCCCGGAGGCTTTGGTACAGGTAAAACCATGACACAGCACCAGATTGCAAAATGGTCTGATGCAGACATTATCATTTATATTGGCTGCGGAGAGCGGGGAAACGAAATGACCCAGGTTCTGGAGGATTTCTCTAAACTCCATGACCCCAAGACAGGAAATGCCTTAATGGCCCGTACCTCCCTCATTGCCAATACCTCCAACATGCCTGTGGCTGCCCGTGAGGCATCTATTTACACAGGGATTACCATGGCAGAATATTACCGGGACATGGGGTATGATGTGGCAATTATGGCAGACTCTACCTCCCGCTGGGCAGAAGCCCTTCGAGAGCTTTCCGGCCGTTTGGAGGAAATGCCTGCTGAGGAAGGCTTCCCGGCTTATCTGGCTTCCCGGCTTTCTGCCTTTTATGAAAGAGCCGGCATGATGCAAAATCTGAACGGAACCGAAGGCTCTGTGTCCATTATCGGTGCAGTTTCCCCACAGGGCGGTGACTTCTCCGAACCGGTTACTCAGAACACCAAACGTTTTGTCCGTTGTTTCTGGGGACTTGACAAATCCCTGGCCTATGCCAGACATTTCCCTGCCATTCACTGGCTCACCAGCTACAGCGAATATCTGGGGGATTTATCCTACTGGTACAGCGAGCATGTATCTCCAAAGTTTGTGGAATACCGAAACCGCATTATGGCAATCTTAAACTCCGAAAGCAGTCTTATGGAAATTGTAAAACTTATCGGAAGCGATGTGCTGCCTGATGACCAGAAGCTGACCCTGGAAATTGCCCGTGTGGTGCGTCTGGGCTTTTTACAACAGAATGCCTTCCACCCGGACGATACCTGCGTATCTCTGGAAAAGCAGTTTAAAATGATGGAGATTATTCTGTATCTGTACAAAAAATGCCGCGCCTTAATCAATATGGGGATGCCGGTTTCTGTGTTAAAGCAGGAAAACATTTTTGAAAAAATCATTTCCATTAAATATGATGTTCCAAACGACCGCCTGGATATGATGGACGATTATAAACAGGCTGTAGATGATTTTTACAACACTGTAATGGAAAAGAATGCTTAA
- the pstB gene encoding phosphate ABC transporter ATP-binding protein PstB, whose amino-acid sequence MSKFSISNLDLYYDNGAFHALKNINLELQEKEITAFIGPSGCGKSTLLKSLNRMNDLVEGCKITGKVLLDGEDIYGNMNINLLRKRVGMVFQKPNPFPMSIYDNIAYGPRTHGIRSKVKLDDIVERSLRNAAIWDEVKDRLKLSALGMSGGQQQRLCIARALAVEPEVLLMDEPTSALDPISTSKIEELAVELKKNYTIIMVTHNMQQAARISDKTAFFLLGEVVEYGETEQIFSMPKNKKTEDYITGRFG is encoded by the coding sequence ATGAGTAAGTTTTCGATTTCCAATTTGGATTTGTATTATGATAACGGAGCGTTTCACGCGCTGAAAAACATTAATCTGGAACTGCAGGAAAAGGAGATTACGGCCTTTATCGGGCCTTCCGGTTGTGGGAAATCTACACTCTTAAAGTCCTTAAACCGTATGAATGACCTGGTAGAGGGGTGTAAGATTACGGGAAAGGTGCTGCTGGACGGAGAGGATATTTATGGGAACATGAACATCAATCTTCTGAGAAAAAGAGTGGGTATGGTGTTTCAGAAACCAAATCCCTTCCCCATGAGTATTTATGACAACATTGCCTACGGACCCAGAACCCACGGAATCCGTTCAAAGGTAAAACTTGACGATATTGTGGAGCGTTCTTTAAGAAATGCGGCTATCTGGGACGAGGTAAAAGACCGTCTGAAATTAAGTGCGCTTGGTATGTCCGGGGGACAGCAGCAGCGACTTTGTATTGCAAGAGCTTTGGCAGTGGAACCGGAGGTGCTGCTTATGGACGAGCCAACTTCCGCCCTTGACCCGATTTCCACCTCTAAAATCGAAGAACTGGCTGTGGAACTGAAGAAGAATTACACCATTATTATGGTTACCCACAATATGCAGCAGGCTGCTCGTATTTCTGATAAAACGGCATTTTTCCTTTTGGGAGAGGTTGTAGAGTATGGGGAAACAGAGCAGATTTTCTCCATGCCGAAGAATAAAAAGACAGAGGATTACATTACAGGGAGGTTTGGATAA
- a CDS encoding galactokinase → MKNSAVLKGELLQGKHSALFKDIYLDESLLDYQNKRYADAVAKFEELFGEKEVEIYSAPGRSEVGGNHTDHQLGMVLATSINLDAIAVVSKTGENIIRVVSEGYDMVEVDIEDLEEKAFEEGTTIALIRGVAANLKERGYVIGGFEAYITSDVLIGAGLSSSAAFEVIIGTILSGLFNDMSISPVLIAQAGQFAENVYFGKPSGLMDQMACSVGGLIHIDFKNPEEPVVEKVPSDFEAYKYSLCIVDTKEFHDDLTEDYAEIPAEMKKVAAFFKKKVLREVDEEEFFQQIPGLRSVLGDRPVLRALHFFEEEKRVESQVHALRNGEFEEFLSLVKASGDSSFKYLQNIYTNRAVQKQAMSVALGVSESVLKKHGVSRVHGGGFAGTIQVFVENSFVEEYRNAMDKVFGAGSCHVLKVRQHGGIQVL, encoded by the coding sequence ATGAAGAATTCCGCAGTTTTAAAAGGAGAATTACTTCAGGGAAAACACAGCGCATTATTTAAAGATATTTATCTGGACGAAAGTCTTCTGGATTATCAGAACAAAAGATACGCAGATGCAGTAGCAAAATTTGAAGAATTATTTGGAGAAAAAGAGGTAGAAATCTACAGTGCGCCGGGACGAAGCGAGGTAGGTGGAAACCATACAGACCATCAGTTGGGTATGGTGCTTGCAACCTCTATTAACTTAGATGCCATTGCAGTTGTAAGCAAAACAGGAGAAAACATCATTCGCGTGGTATCCGAAGGCTACGATATGGTAGAAGTAGATATTGAAGACCTGGAAGAAAAGGCTTTTGAAGAGGGTACAACCATTGCCCTGATTCGAGGAGTAGCAGCAAACCTGAAAGAAAGAGGTTATGTAATAGGCGGATTTGAAGCTTATATTACCAGCGATGTTCTGATTGGAGCAGGTCTTTCCTCTTCCGCTGCGTTTGAAGTTATTATCGGAACCATTCTTTCCGGTCTGTTTAATGATATGAGTATCAGCCCTGTTTTGATTGCACAGGCAGGACAGTTTGCAGAAAATGTCTACTTTGGAAAGCCAAGCGGACTTATGGACCAGATGGCTTGTTCTGTAGGCGGTTTGATTCACATTGATTTCAAGAATCCGGAAGAGCCGGTAGTGGAAAAGGTTCCGTCTGACTTTGAAGCATATAAATACAGCCTTTGTATTGTAGATACCAAGGAATTCCACGATGATTTAACAGAGGATTATGCAGAGATTCCGGCAGAAATGAAAAAGGTGGCAGCTTTCTTTAAGAAAAAAGTGCTTCGCGAAGTTGATGAAGAAGAATTTTTCCAGCAGATTCCGGGACTCAGAAGCGTGTTAGGCGACCGTCCGGTACTGCGCGCCCTTCATTTCTTTGAAGAGGAAAAACGTGTGGAATCACAGGTACACGCTTTGAGAAATGGTGAATTTGAAGAATTTTTAAGTCTGGTGAAGGCTTCCGGAGATTCTTCCTTTAAATATCTGCAGAATATTTATACCAACAGAGCCGTGCAGAAGCAGGCAATGTCTGTAGCCTTAGGCGTCAGCGAAAGCGTTTTGAAAAAACATGGCGTCAGCCGTGTGCATGGCGGCGGATTCGCAGGAACCATTCAGGTCTTTGTGGAAAACAGCTTTGTAGAAGAATACAGAAACGCTATGGATAAGGTATTCGGAGCAGGTTCCTGTCATGTGCTGAAAGTACGTCAGCATGGAGGAATCCAGGTATTGTAA
- a CDS encoding sensor histidine kinase yields MTKRIFKSIFVVSLLVLAGSTGLTLSILYHYFGNQLEKELRTEAAYLAIAVEKEGLEAFESLPAQAERVTYVDKDGTVLFDNLADSRDMENHGQREEIQEAREKGFGTAVRNSHTLSRKTMYYAMKLEDGTILRVSSVQYNVPALLGGMVQPVLIMLVAMTALAAWIASRVSRHIVEPVNALDLEHPEENQVYDEIAPLLTKINRQQKSLKHEIAEAKRQQEEFSIITENMEEGFLVIDAHTEVLSYNSSALRLLGAGTQNGRQSVLTLNRSEGFQNLIERVLEGKHMVTNLDFQGRSCQVAANPVWQEDKVTGAVIVILDVTERMRGEQMRREFTANVSHELKTPLTSISGFAEIINDGFVKPEDTKKFAGRIFKEAQRLITLVNDVIKISQLDEGKFFCEKEAVDLYEAAREILKRLEERAKENNIHLYLYGPHVKVNTVRVILEEVLYNLCDNGLKYNKQNGSLTVTISEEAGRTQIVVEDTGIGISEEDKMRIFERFYRVDKSHSKAIGGTGLGLSIVKHGSMFLGADVKVESTLGEGSRFVLTMPEEEK; encoded by the coding sequence ATGACAAAACGAATTTTTAAATCCATTTTTGTGGTGTCCTTGCTGGTATTGGCAGGAAGTACAGGTCTGACCCTTAGTATTCTGTACCACTATTTCGGAAACCAGTTGGAAAAGGAGCTGAGAACCGAGGCTGCTTATCTTGCCATAGCAGTGGAAAAGGAAGGACTTGAGGCTTTTGAATCCCTTCCGGCGCAGGCAGAGCGAGTGACTTATGTTGATAAGGACGGAACCGTGCTTTTTGACAATCTGGCAGATTCCAGGGATATGGAGAATCACGGACAGCGTGAAGAAATACAGGAAGCACGGGAAAAGGGTTTTGGCACAGCTGTGCGGAATTCCCATACGCTTTCCAGGAAGACCATGTATTATGCTATGAAACTGGAGGACGGAACTATTCTCAGAGTTTCCAGTGTGCAGTACAATGTTCCGGCGCTTTTAGGGGGCATGGTCCAGCCAGTTCTGATTATGCTGGTGGCTATGACCGCTCTGGCAGCATGGATTGCCTCCAGAGTATCCCGACATATTGTAGAACCGGTGAATGCTCTGGATTTGGAACACCCGGAGGAAAATCAGGTTTATGATGAAATTGCGCCGCTTCTGACAAAAATTAACCGTCAGCAGAAATCCTTAAAGCATGAAATCGCAGAAGCAAAGCGGCAGCAGGAAGAATTTTCCATTATTACGGAAAATATGGAAGAGGGATTTCTGGTGATTGATGCACATACAGAAGTGCTTTCTTATAATTCCAGCGCTTTGAGATTGTTGGGAGCAGGGACTCAGAACGGACGGCAGAGTGTGCTGACTCTGAACCGAAGTGAAGGCTTCCAGAATCTCATCGAGCGTGTGCTGGAAGGAAAACATATGGTAACAAATCTGGATTTTCAGGGAAGAAGCTGCCAGGTAGCGGCAAATCCGGTCTGGCAGGAGGACAAGGTGACAGGCGCAGTCATAGTGATTTTGGACGTGACGGAACGCATGAGGGGAGAGCAGATGCGCCGGGAATTTACTGCCAATGTTTCTCATGAACTGAAAACACCGCTAACCTCTATTTCCGGTTTTGCGGAGATTATTAATGACGGATTTGTAAAGCCGGAGGATACGAAAAAATTTGCCGGCAGAATCTTCAAGGAAGCCCAGAGATTGATTACCCTGGTGAATGATGTCATTAAAATTTCCCAGTTAGACGAGGGAAAATTCTTTTGTGAAAAGGAAGCAGTTGATTTGTATGAGGCAGCCAGGGAAATTTTGAAACGGCTGGAGGAGCGGGCAAAAGAGAACAATATTCATCTGTATCTTTACGGACCGCATGTGAAAGTAAATACGGTGCGGGTGATTCTGGAAGAAGTGCTTTATAATCTCTGTGACAATGGATTAAAGTACAATAAACAGAACGGCAGCCTGACCGTAACTATTTCAGAAGAAGCAGGAAGAACACAGATTGTTGTGGAGGATACGGGAATTGGTATCTCAGAGGAAGACAAGATGCGTATTTTCGAGCGGTTCTACCGTGTGGATAAGAGCCATTCCAAGGCTATAGGAGGAACCGGTCTGGGACTGTCCATTGTAAAGCATGGAAGTATGTTTTTAGGTGCAGACGTGAAAGTGGAGAGCACCCTTGGCGAAGGCAGCAGATTTGTGCTGACCATGCCGGAAGAAGAGAAGTAA
- a CDS encoding response regulator transcription factor — MVYLVEDDESIRELVVYTLNSQGIEAEGFCVPSDFWETLEKRVPDLILLDIMLPEEDGLSMLEKLRKRSDTKQLPIAMLTAKGSEYDTVKGLDSGADDYIPKPFRMMELVSRVKALLRRSGKSEGTDTEYTMGNLYVSKKKHQVKVDGKEITLTMKEFEMLLLLLSNPGIVFTRAQLLDKIWGYQFDGESRTVDVHIRTLRQKLGEAGHYIETVRGMGYKIGGTS; from the coding sequence ATGGTTTATTTAGTTGAAGATGATGAAAGTATCCGGGAACTGGTAGTCTATACCCTGAACAGTCAGGGGATTGAAGCAGAGGGCTTTTGTGTACCCTCTGATTTCTGGGAAACCCTGGAAAAAAGAGTGCCGGATTTGATCCTTCTGGATATTATGCTGCCGGAAGAAGACGGACTCAGTATGCTGGAAAAACTGAGAAAACGCAGCGACACGAAGCAGCTTCCCATTGCCATGCTGACAGCAAAGGGCAGTGAATACGATACCGTAAAGGGTCTGGACAGCGGAGCAGACGATTACATTCCAAAGCCCTTCCGTATGATGGAGCTGGTGTCCAGAGTGAAGGCTCTGCTGAGAAGAAGCGGAAAAAGCGAAGGCACAGACACGGAGTATACCATGGGGAATCTGTATGTTTCAAAGAAAAAGCATCAGGTCAAGGTAGACGGAAAGGAGATTACCTTAACCATGAAGGAGTTTGAAATGCTGCTTTTGCTGCTTTCCAATCCGGGCATTGTGTTTACCAGAGCCCAGCTTCTGGATAAAATCTGGGGCTATCAGTTTGACGGAGAGAGCCGAACCGTGGACGTACATATCAGGACTTTGCGTCAGAAGTTGGGAGAGGCAGGGCATTATATTGAAACTGTTCGCGGTATGGGGTATAAAATAGGAGGGACGTCATGA